A genomic segment from Salvelinus alpinus chromosome 8, SLU_Salpinus.1, whole genome shotgun sequence encodes:
- the LOC139583514 gene encoding tumor necrosis factor ligand superfamily member 10-like isoform X1, translating to MAGGSSGFTFLGVLLLAAILLQTVAVTVTVLYFTNVLNTMKETFARSSVSCLTRSDLRGGYVRSPTEGRGDPCWQVTQQLHTLIEKSLFQRYQREISSAVRGEIHYMTKNEMSRVLPSLAMEDQASSRPKVAAHVTGSFAPKAAREGGGSPGRRVQGQKISWWEGHKGLAFLQDVRLIDGELVVPCPGLYYIYAQTYFRHTHPGGEEGEEDVEEEREQRGRPMLQYVYKKVSSYPVPILLMKTSRTSCWSRDSQFSLHSAHQGGLFPLATGDRLLVTVSNASAIDMDERSSFFGAVLVS from the exons ATGGCGGGAGGCTCGAGCGGCTTCACATTTCTCGGGGTTCTGCTGCTCGCGGCCATTCTGCTGCAGACCGTGGCCGTTACCGTCACCGTGCTCTACTTCACTAACGTCCTCAACACG aTGAAGGAGACATTTGCAAGGAGCAGTGTGTCTTGTCTGACACGGTCTGACCTCAGAGGGGGGTACGTGCGCTCCCCGACCGAGGGGAGAGGAGACCCCTGCTGGCAGGTCACACAGCAACTACACACCCTCATAGagaag tctctgttTCAGCGATATCAGAGGGAGATCTCCTCAGCAGTTAGAGgtgagatacactacatgaccaaaa acgaGATGTCCAGGGTGTTGCCCTCACTGGCAATGGAGGACCAGGCTTCTTCTCGCCCCAAAGTTGCCGCCCACGTCACTGGCAGCTTCGCTCCCAAAGcagcgagggagggaggag GTTCTCCCGGGCGGCGTGTGCAGGGGCAGAAGATCTCGTGGTGGGAGGGGCATAAAGGGCTGGCATTCCTTCAGGACGTTCGATTGATTGATGGGGAGCTGGTGGTGCCTTGCCCAGGACTCTACTATATCTATGCCCAGACCTACTTCAGACACACCCAccctgggggagaggagggggaggaagacgtggaagaggagagggagcagagggggagGCCCATGTTGCAGTATGTTTATAAGAAA GTGTCTTCCTATCCGGTACCCATCCTGCTGATGAAGACCAGCCGTACCTCCTGCTGGTCCCGGGACTCCCAGTTCTCTCTGCACTCCGCCCACCAGGGAGGGCTGTTCCCATTGGCCACCGGGGACCGCCTCCTCGTCACCGTTAGCAACGCCTCCGCCATCGACATGGATGAGAGGAGCAGCTTTTTCGGGGCTGTCCTGGTCAGCTAG
- the LOC139583514 gene encoding tumor necrosis factor ligand superfamily member 10-like isoform X2: protein MAGGSSGFTFLGVLLLAAILLQTVAVTVTVLYFTNVLNTMKETFARSSVSCLTRSDLRGGYVRSPTEGRGDPCWQVTQQLHTLIEKSLFQRYQREISSAVRDEMSRVLPSLAMEDQASSRPKVAAHVTGSFAPKAAREGGGSPGRRVQGQKISWWEGHKGLAFLQDVRLIDGELVVPCPGLYYIYAQTYFRHTHPGGEEGEEDVEEEREQRGRPMLQYVYKKVSSYPVPILLMKTSRTSCWSRDSQFSLHSAHQGGLFPLATGDRLLVTVSNASAIDMDERSSFFGAVLVS, encoded by the exons ATGGCGGGAGGCTCGAGCGGCTTCACATTTCTCGGGGTTCTGCTGCTCGCGGCCATTCTGCTGCAGACCGTGGCCGTTACCGTCACCGTGCTCTACTTCACTAACGTCCTCAACACG aTGAAGGAGACATTTGCAAGGAGCAGTGTGTCTTGTCTGACACGGTCTGACCTCAGAGGGGGGTACGTGCGCTCCCCGACCGAGGGGAGAGGAGACCCCTGCTGGCAGGTCACACAGCAACTACACACCCTCATAGagaag tctctgttTCAGCGATATCAGAGGGAGATCTCCTCAGCAGTTAGAG acgaGATGTCCAGGGTGTTGCCCTCACTGGCAATGGAGGACCAGGCTTCTTCTCGCCCCAAAGTTGCCGCCCACGTCACTGGCAGCTTCGCTCCCAAAGcagcgagggagggaggag GTTCTCCCGGGCGGCGTGTGCAGGGGCAGAAGATCTCGTGGTGGGAGGGGCATAAAGGGCTGGCATTCCTTCAGGACGTTCGATTGATTGATGGGGAGCTGGTGGTGCCTTGCCCAGGACTCTACTATATCTATGCCCAGACCTACTTCAGACACACCCAccctgggggagaggagggggaggaagacgtggaagaggagagggagcagagggggagGCCCATGTTGCAGTATGTTTATAAGAAA GTGTCTTCCTATCCGGTACCCATCCTGCTGATGAAGACCAGCCGTACCTCCTGCTGGTCCCGGGACTCCCAGTTCTCTCTGCACTCCGCCCACCAGGGAGGGCTGTTCCCATTGGCCACCGGGGACCGCCTCCTCGTCACCGTTAGCAACGCCTCCGCCATCGACATGGATGAGAGGAGCAGCTTTTTCGGGGCTGTCCTGGTCAGCTAG
- the LOC139583514 gene encoding tumor necrosis factor ligand superfamily member 10-like isoform X4: MKSYTTCGPKCCYSVDGGRLLTVEGEQMKETFARSSVSCLTRSDLRGGYVRSPTEGRGDPCWQVTQQLHTLIEKSLFQRYQREISSAVRDEMSRVLPSLAMEDQASSRPKVAAHVTGSFAPKAAREGGGSPGRRVQGQKISWWEGHKGLAFLQDVRLIDGELVVPCPGLYYIYAQTYFRHTHPGGEEGEEDVEEEREQRGRPMLQYVYKKVSSYPVPILLMKTSRTSCWSRDSQFSLHSAHQGGLFPLATGDRLLVTVSNASAIDMDERSSFFGAVLVS; encoded by the exons atgaaaagttatactacctgcggaccaaagtgctgctattcggtagacggtggacgtttgctgaCAGTAGAAGGTGAACAG aTGAAGGAGACATTTGCAAGGAGCAGTGTGTCTTGTCTGACACGGTCTGACCTCAGAGGGGGGTACGTGCGCTCCCCGACCGAGGGGAGAGGAGACCCCTGCTGGCAGGTCACACAGCAACTACACACCCTCATAGagaag tctctgttTCAGCGATATCAGAGGGAGATCTCCTCAGCAGTTAGAG acgaGATGTCCAGGGTGTTGCCCTCACTGGCAATGGAGGACCAGGCTTCTTCTCGCCCCAAAGTTGCCGCCCACGTCACTGGCAGCTTCGCTCCCAAAGcagcgagggagggaggag GTTCTCCCGGGCGGCGTGTGCAGGGGCAGAAGATCTCGTGGTGGGAGGGGCATAAAGGGCTGGCATTCCTTCAGGACGTTCGATTGATTGATGGGGAGCTGGTGGTGCCTTGCCCAGGACTCTACTATATCTATGCCCAGACCTACTTCAGACACACCCAccctgggggagaggagggggaggaagacgtggaagaggagagggagcagagggggagGCCCATGTTGCAGTATGTTTATAAGAAA GTGTCTTCCTATCCGGTACCCATCCTGCTGATGAAGACCAGCCGTACCTCCTGCTGGTCCCGGGACTCCCAGTTCTCTCTGCACTCCGCCCACCAGGGAGGGCTGTTCCCATTGGCCACCGGGGACCGCCTCCTCGTCACCGTTAGCAACGCCTCCGCCATCGACATGGATGAGAGGAGCAGCTTTTTCGGGGCTGTCCTGGTCAGCTAG
- the LOC139583512 gene encoding E3 ubiquitin-protein ligase MSL2-like isoform X1 yields MNPVNATTLYVSACRSVLQCDPRDPRALAELYKLLPFFRQSLSCLVCGNLLQDPIAPTNSQCQHYVCRGCKGQRMLLKPSCSWCKDYSRFQENRQLSLLVHCYRKLCLYIAQSPLAPHIASAASDSPDLLAILNEGLSLAESGQEWEDTASQSPPTAPSTSGLRPDEALAEEESQEEGLSPVGGVNGLHDCNGLTNQDVPPPVTLATGGGVLKQESLGEELPVCVGMLGSGEVGLCDISTFGEELNKHGGDTLLLSVEEVLRTLEPEPEPPDPQPDFPSVPPHNGSYCHPTRDSPCLTPSLPPENIPRLPLPLPQPIPVLSRLPPRCHRKRSRSESDSEKVQPLPIASILRGSPLSTTNASHLPNPSATVKREPKLHSAITPPHLAPVPNGGPPKLGKTMLVSSKGLKKSLEHHGGPKKAYSKARQGVPKPRAQPRDRLPPHPHGHAHPLSHPPSPSKPLYKKPVEKKGCKCGRATQNPSVLTCRGQRCPCYSNRKACLDCICRGCQNSYMANGEKKLEAFAVPEKALEQTRLTLGINLTSITAAALRSPATSNTPHGNQLITTATGASGVTGVSFLSSVGAGHEDRGFDDSLDMRFDC; encoded by the exons ATGAACCCGGTGAATGCGACCACACTGTACGTGTCCGCGTGTCGTTCGGTGCTGCAGTGCGACCCTCGCGACCCACGGGCCCTGGCGGAGCTCTACAAGCTGCTCCCGTTCTTCCGCCAGTCGCTGTCCTGCCTCGTGTGTG GTAACCTGCTGCAGGACCCCATAGCGCCCACTAACTCCCAGTGCCAGCACTATGTGTGTCGGGGCTGTAAGGGCCAGAGGATGCTGCTCAAGCCGTCCTGTTCCTGGTGTAAAGACTACTCCCGCTTCCAGGAGAACAGGCAGCTCTCCTTATTGGTTCACTGCTACAGGAAACTCTGCCTCTACATCGCCCAATCACCTCTCGCCCCTCACATCGCCAGTGCAGCCAGCGATTCGCCCGACCTCCTCGCCATTCTTAATGAGGGCCTTTCATTGGCCGAAAGCGGGCAGGAATGGGAGGACACTGCGAGCCAGTCTCCCCCGACGGCCCCCTCAACGTCTGGCCTCAGACCTGATGAGGCTCTGGCTGAAGAGGAGAGCCAGGAGGAGGGCCTTAGCCCTGTGGGCGGGGTTAATGGGCTGCATGACTGTAACGGCCTGACCAATCAGGATGTGCCACCACCTGTTACCTTAGCTACAGGGGGAGGTGTTCTGAAGCAGGAGAGCTTGGGGGAGGAGCTACCTGTGTGTGTTGGCATGTTAGGTAGTGGGGAGGTgggactttgtgacatcagcacATTTGGGGAGGAGCTTAATAAACATGGCGGAGATACGTTGTTGTTGAGCGTGGAGGAGGTTCTTAGGACCCTGGAGCCCGAACCTGAACCGCCTGACCCCCAGCCAGACtttccctctgttcccccccacaACGGATCATACTGCCATCCTACCCGTGACTCCCCTtgcctcaccccctccctccccccagagAACATCCCTAGACTTCCTCTGCCTCTCCCCCAGCCCATCCCTGTTCTCTCCCGCCTACCCCCTCGCTGCCACCGCAAGCGTTCACGCTCTGAGAGCGACAGTGAGAAGGTGCAGCCCCTCCCCATCGCCAGCATCCTCAGAGGCTCACCCCTGAGCACCACCAACGCCTCTCACCTCCCCAACCCATCCGCCACTGTCAAACGGGAGCCCAAACTTCACTCCGCCATCACCCCGCCTCACCTGGCACCCGTGCCCAACGGAGGGCCTCCAAAGTTGGGAAAGACAATGCTGGTGTCATCCAAGGGCCTGAAGAAGAGCCTGGAGCACCACGGGGGCCCTAAGAAGGCCTACTCCAAGGCCAGGCAGGGAGTCCCCAAGCCCCGCGCCCAGCCCCGTGACCGccttccaccccacccccacGGCCATGCTCACCCTCTCTCACACCCACCCAGCCCCTCCAAGCCCCTATACAAGAAGCCGGTGGAGAAGAAGGGCTGTAAGTGTGGGAGAGCCACTCAGAACCCCTCTGTTCTCACCTGCAGAGGGCAGCGCTGCCCCTGCTACTCCAACCGCAAG GCATGCCTGGACTGTATCTGCCGCGGCTGCCAGAACTCCTACATGGCAAATGGGGAGAAGAAGCTGGAGGCGTTTGCGGTTCCAGAGAAGGCTCTAGAACAGACGCGGCTCACACTCGGCATCAACCTCACCTCCATCACCGCTGCAGCCCTGCGCAGCCCTGCAACCAGCAACACCCCACATGGCAACCAGCTCATCACCACGGCAACAGGAGCGTCTGGGGTGACGGGAGTGTCCTTCCTGTCCAGTGTGGGGGCGGGACATGAGGACAGGGGGTTTGATGATTCGCTGGACATGAGGTTCGACTGTTGA
- the LOC139583514 gene encoding tumor necrosis factor ligand superfamily member 10-like isoform X3, protein MKSYTTCGPKCCYSVDGGRLLTVEGEQMKETFARSSVSCLTRSDLRGGYVRSPTEGRGDPCWQVTQQLHTLIEKSLFQRYQREISSAVRGEIHYMTKNEMSRVLPSLAMEDQASSRPKVAAHVTGSFAPKAAREGGGSPGRRVQGQKISWWEGHKGLAFLQDVRLIDGELVVPCPGLYYIYAQTYFRHTHPGGEEGEEDVEEEREQRGRPMLQYVYKKVSSYPVPILLMKTSRTSCWSRDSQFSLHSAHQGGLFPLATGDRLLVTVSNASAIDMDERSSFFGAVLVS, encoded by the exons atgaaaagttatactacctgcggaccaaagtgctgctattcggtagacggtggacgtttgctgaCAGTAGAAGGTGAACAG aTGAAGGAGACATTTGCAAGGAGCAGTGTGTCTTGTCTGACACGGTCTGACCTCAGAGGGGGGTACGTGCGCTCCCCGACCGAGGGGAGAGGAGACCCCTGCTGGCAGGTCACACAGCAACTACACACCCTCATAGagaag tctctgttTCAGCGATATCAGAGGGAGATCTCCTCAGCAGTTAGAGgtgagatacactacatgaccaaaa acgaGATGTCCAGGGTGTTGCCCTCACTGGCAATGGAGGACCAGGCTTCTTCTCGCCCCAAAGTTGCCGCCCACGTCACTGGCAGCTTCGCTCCCAAAGcagcgagggagggaggag GTTCTCCCGGGCGGCGTGTGCAGGGGCAGAAGATCTCGTGGTGGGAGGGGCATAAAGGGCTGGCATTCCTTCAGGACGTTCGATTGATTGATGGGGAGCTGGTGGTGCCTTGCCCAGGACTCTACTATATCTATGCCCAGACCTACTTCAGACACACCCAccctgggggagaggagggggaggaagacgtggaagaggagagggagcagagggggagGCCCATGTTGCAGTATGTTTATAAGAAA GTGTCTTCCTATCCGGTACCCATCCTGCTGATGAAGACCAGCCGTACCTCCTGCTGGTCCCGGGACTCCCAGTTCTCTCTGCACTCCGCCCACCAGGGAGGGCTGTTCCCATTGGCCACCGGGGACCGCCTCCTCGTCACCGTTAGCAACGCCTCCGCCATCGACATGGATGAGAGGAGCAGCTTTTTCGGGGCTGTCCTGGTCAGCTAG
- the LOC139583512 gene encoding E3 ubiquitin-protein ligase MSL2-like isoform X2: MLLKPSCSWCKDYSRFQENRQLSLLVHCYRKLCLYIAQSPLAPHIASAASDSPDLLAILNEGLSLAESGQEWEDTASQSPPTAPSTSGLRPDEALAEEESQEEGLSPVGGVNGLHDCNGLTNQDVPPPVTLATGGGVLKQESLGEELPVCVGMLGSGEVGLCDISTFGEELNKHGGDTLLLSVEEVLRTLEPEPEPPDPQPDFPSVPPHNGSYCHPTRDSPCLTPSLPPENIPRLPLPLPQPIPVLSRLPPRCHRKRSRSESDSEKVQPLPIASILRGSPLSTTNASHLPNPSATVKREPKLHSAITPPHLAPVPNGGPPKLGKTMLVSSKGLKKSLEHHGGPKKAYSKARQGVPKPRAQPRDRLPPHPHGHAHPLSHPPSPSKPLYKKPVEKKGCKCGRATQNPSVLTCRGQRCPCYSNRKACLDCICRGCQNSYMANGEKKLEAFAVPEKALEQTRLTLGINLTSITAAALRSPATSNTPHGNQLITTATGASGVTGVSFLSSVGAGHEDRGFDDSLDMRFDC, encoded by the exons ATGCTGCTCAAGCCGTCCTGTTCCTGGTGTAAAGACTACTCCCGCTTCCAGGAGAACAGGCAGCTCTCCTTATTGGTTCACTGCTACAGGAAACTCTGCCTCTACATCGCCCAATCACCTCTCGCCCCTCACATCGCCAGTGCAGCCAGCGATTCGCCCGACCTCCTCGCCATTCTTAATGAGGGCCTTTCATTGGCCGAAAGCGGGCAGGAATGGGAGGACACTGCGAGCCAGTCTCCCCCGACGGCCCCCTCAACGTCTGGCCTCAGACCTGATGAGGCTCTGGCTGAAGAGGAGAGCCAGGAGGAGGGCCTTAGCCCTGTGGGCGGGGTTAATGGGCTGCATGACTGTAACGGCCTGACCAATCAGGATGTGCCACCACCTGTTACCTTAGCTACAGGGGGAGGTGTTCTGAAGCAGGAGAGCTTGGGGGAGGAGCTACCTGTGTGTGTTGGCATGTTAGGTAGTGGGGAGGTgggactttgtgacatcagcacATTTGGGGAGGAGCTTAATAAACATGGCGGAGATACGTTGTTGTTGAGCGTGGAGGAGGTTCTTAGGACCCTGGAGCCCGAACCTGAACCGCCTGACCCCCAGCCAGACtttccctctgttcccccccacaACGGATCATACTGCCATCCTACCCGTGACTCCCCTtgcctcaccccctccctccccccagagAACATCCCTAGACTTCCTCTGCCTCTCCCCCAGCCCATCCCTGTTCTCTCCCGCCTACCCCCTCGCTGCCACCGCAAGCGTTCACGCTCTGAGAGCGACAGTGAGAAGGTGCAGCCCCTCCCCATCGCCAGCATCCTCAGAGGCTCACCCCTGAGCACCACCAACGCCTCTCACCTCCCCAACCCATCCGCCACTGTCAAACGGGAGCCCAAACTTCACTCCGCCATCACCCCGCCTCACCTGGCACCCGTGCCCAACGGAGGGCCTCCAAAGTTGGGAAAGACAATGCTGGTGTCATCCAAGGGCCTGAAGAAGAGCCTGGAGCACCACGGGGGCCCTAAGAAGGCCTACTCCAAGGCCAGGCAGGGAGTCCCCAAGCCCCGCGCCCAGCCCCGTGACCGccttccaccccacccccacGGCCATGCTCACCCTCTCTCACACCCACCCAGCCCCTCCAAGCCCCTATACAAGAAGCCGGTGGAGAAGAAGGGCTGTAAGTGTGGGAGAGCCACTCAGAACCCCTCTGTTCTCACCTGCAGAGGGCAGCGCTGCCCCTGCTACTCCAACCGCAAG GCATGCCTGGACTGTATCTGCCGCGGCTGCCAGAACTCCTACATGGCAAATGGGGAGAAGAAGCTGGAGGCGTTTGCGGTTCCAGAGAAGGCTCTAGAACAGACGCGGCTCACACTCGGCATCAACCTCACCTCCATCACCGCTGCAGCCCTGCGCAGCCCTGCAACCAGCAACACCCCACATGGCAACCAGCTCATCACCACGGCAACAGGAGCGTCTGGGGTGACGGGAGTGTCCTTCCTGTCCAGTGTGGGGGCGGGACATGAGGACAGGGGGTTTGATGATTCGCTGGACATGAGGTTCGACTGTTGA
- the LOC139583515 gene encoding uncharacterized protein, whose amino-acid sequence MTDHHLKLNLGKTELLFLPGKDCPFHDLAITVDNSIVSSSQSAKNLGVILDNTLSFSTNIKAVARSCRFMLYNIRRVRPCLTQEAAQVLIQALVISRLDYCNSLLAGLPACAIKPLQLIQNAAARLVFNLPKFSHVTPLLRSLHWLPVEARIRYKTMVLAYGAVRGTAPQYLQALIRPYTQTRALRSSTSGLLASLPLRKYSSRSAQSKLFAALAPQWWNKLPHDARTAESITTFRRHLKPHLFKEYLG is encoded by the coding sequence atgacggatcaccacctcaagctgaacctcggcaagacggagctgctcttcctcccggggaaggactgcccgttccatgatctcgccatcacggttgacaactccattgtgtcctcctcccagagcgctaagaaccttggcgtgatcctggacaacaccctgtcgttctcaaccaacatcaaggcggtggcccgttcctgtaggttcatgctctacaacatccgcagagtacgaccctgcctcacacaggaagcggcgcaggtcctaatccaggcacttgtcatctcccgtctggattactgcaactcgctgttggctgggctccctgcctgtgccattaaacccctacaactcatccagaacgccgcagcccgtctggtgttcaaccttcccaagttctctcacgtcaccccgctcctccgctctctccactggcttccagttgaagctcgcatccgctacaagaccatggtgcttgcctacggagctgtgaggggaacggcacctcagtacctccaggctctgatcaggccctacacccaaacaagggcactgcgttcatccacctctggcctgctcgcctccctaccactgaggaagtacagttcccgctcagcccagtcaaaactgttcgctgctctggccccccaatggtggaacaaactccctcacgacgccaggacagcggagtcaatcaccaccttccggagacacctgaaaccccacctctttaaggaatacctaggatag